The Clostridium sporogenes genome contains a region encoding:
- a CDS encoding type IA DNA topoisomerase: MSKLLLAEKPSVARNIGEALGCKTRKNGYLEGNGYIVTWAFGHLLTLYDCKDYDPKLALWSFENFPYIPKEFKYKIKNDGKNRNVVDPGAKKQLEIIKELINREEVEEIISATDYDREGELIALLIFNYLKANKPIYRILINEWTPTEIKKGLKDLKKNEEMINLQDAGVSRQLADWVIGINFTSIATMKYTRGKGNLLNIGRVLMPTLKIIYDREMEIKNFKVEEFYELEATFKNEKGEYKGKFFYGKKEKFPNKKIMEKLKAEIKDKNGLVTEKTVEIKKENPPSLFNLSNLQGYITSKYKGFTADKVLKVSQSLYEKKYITYPRTESTALEESIKDKAKKVLEVLKNDLPFKEEIVFNTSKKVFNNAKVESHSAIMPTYIIPKNLTPDERLVYDAVKNRFISQFMKEAQYENTEIVTTVLGENYERLFKTKGKILKAKGWLKLYKEKKKDELLPPIEKDDEVEMKSLKIISKKTKPPAHHTEKTLLKAMETCGKNIKQNEDNEEESNILYGYSIGTAATRAETINKLKYAGYITPKGKSLLITDKGTKLIETFPIRELLDTDYTGKLEKKLYDMEKGKFKREDFLKEIFNFTVNGVNKIKNIRSNVICDTRVKNNK; the protein is encoded by the coding sequence ATGAGCAAATTATTATTAGCAGAAAAGCCCTCTGTAGCTAGAAATATAGGAGAGGCACTAGGGTGTAAGACTAGGAAAAACGGATACTTAGAAGGTAATGGATATATAGTTACCTGGGCCTTTGGTCATTTATTAACCTTATATGATTGCAAGGATTACGATCCTAAATTAGCTCTTTGGAGTTTTGAAAACTTTCCATATATACCTAAAGAGTTTAAATATAAAATAAAAAATGATGGTAAAAATAGAAATGTAGTAGATCCAGGAGCAAAAAAACAACTTGAAATAATAAAGGAACTTATAAATAGAGAAGAGGTAGAAGAAATAATATCTGCTACTGACTATGATAGAGAAGGAGAACTTATAGCACTTTTAATATTTAATTATTTAAAAGCAAATAAACCTATATATAGAATACTTATAAATGAATGGACACCTACAGAAATAAAAAAGGGTCTTAAGGATTTGAAAAAGAACGAAGAAATGATAAACTTACAAGATGCAGGAGTAAGTAGACAATTAGCAGATTGGGTTATAGGGATAAATTTTACATCTATAGCCACTATGAAATATACAAGAGGAAAAGGAAATCTTCTTAATATAGGTAGAGTATTAATGCCAACTTTAAAGATTATATATGACAGAGAAATGGAAATTAAAAATTTTAAGGTAGAAGAGTTTTATGAATTAGAAGCCACTTTTAAAAATGAAAAAGGCGAATATAAAGGTAAATTCTTTTATGGCAAAAAAGAAAAATTTCCAAATAAAAAAATTATGGAAAAGCTTAAAGCTGAAATAAAGGACAAAAATGGATTAGTAACAGAAAAAACTGTAGAAATTAAAAAGGAAAATCCACCAAGTTTATTTAATTTAAGTAATCTTCAAGGATATATTACAAGTAAATATAAAGGTTTTACTGCAGATAAAGTTTTAAAGGTATCCCAAAGTCTTTATGAAAAAAAATATATAACCTATCCAAGAACCGAAAGTACAGCCTTAGAAGAAAGTATTAAGGATAAAGCAAAAAAAGTATTAGAGGTTTTAAAAAATGATTTACCTTTTAAAGAGGAAATAGTTTTTAACACTTCAAAAAAGGTGTTTAACAATGCTAAGGTAGAAAGCCACAGTGCTATAATGCCAACCTACATAATACCTAAAAATTTAACTCCAGATGAAAGATTAGTATATGATGCAGTTAAAAATAGATTTATATCTCAATTTATGAAAGAAGCACAGTATGAAAATACAGAAATAGTAACTACTGTACTAGGAGAAAATTATGAAAGATTATTTAAGACAAAGGGCAAAATACTTAAAGCTAAAGGTTGGCTAAAGTTATATAAAGAAAAGAAGAAAGATGAACTTTTACCACCTATAGAAAAAGATGATGAAGTAGAAATGAAAAGTTTAAAAATAATATCAAAAAAGACTAAACCACCTGCTCATCATACAGAAAAAACTTTGCTTAAAGCTATGGAAACCTGTGGTAAAAATATAAAACAAAATGAAGATAATGAGGAAGAATCAAACATATTATATGGATATTCTATAGGAACAGCAGCTACTAGAGCAGAAACTATAAACAAGTTAAAATATGCAGGCTATATAACTCCTAAGGGGAAATCCTTATTAATAACAGATAAAGGTACTAAATTAATAGAAACCTTTCCTATAAGAGAACTTTTAGATACAGATTATACAGGAAAGCTTGAAAAGAAATTATATGATATGGAAAAGGGAAAATTTAAAAGAGAAGATTTCCTAAAGGAAATATTTAATTTTACTGTAAATGGAGTAAATAAAATAAAAAATATAAGATCAAATGTAATTTGTGATACAAGAGTTAAAAATAATAAATAA
- a CDS encoding MutS-related protein, with amino-acid sequence MLENKFLTKIEEQKKNIKEYSNIYSILGTLRLISMIGLIYFIYKVLNSNFYSKYLWLSILMAGIFIALIIKHSNIKNKLKFSKEMININKKYVDRINGQWTEFQDRGEEFISEDHPYSGDLDIVGKESLFQLINTTNTKDGRNNLAKLLLDPNKDKDEIILKQRAVKELGEKLEFCQNLEYTTGKYKEKLKSTEKLMKYITENSVLIKSKVIKNILYIMPLITVPLSLGVIILKLKKLYILVGVLGIVQCLIWMLKALKINSILQSIDKLKYNFQTYSKVLKLIEKEEVECKKLKNIKKVLFNEKESSIKAIKELNIISEKVNLRYNGILYIVLNIFFLWDYQCVFSLEAWKLKYGDKIEKWLNGIGEIESLASLAVLTHINDKIYFPNIHDSDEKTSLNKNTQLNNLNGENFKSEKDSYPNLKLGYGDNLKIECKNIGHPLINIKDRVCNDLTMKNNILLVTGSNMSGKTTFLRTLGINLVLAYSGAPVCAEEMSSSIMDIYTSMRITDDLKGGISTFYRELIKIKNIINHSKNKKPMIFLIDEIFRGTNSKDRYIGAKNVLLNLNKPWIIGGLTTHDLELCILDKEERIKNYHFSEYYKNNEIYFDYKIKKGQSTTTNAKYLMNMVGIEILEK; translated from the coding sequence ATGTTAGAGAATAAATTTTTAACTAAAATAGAAGAGCAGAAAAAAAACATTAAAGAGTATAGCAATATCTATAGTATATTAGGGACTTTAAGATTAATATCTATGATAGGGCTTATATATTTTATTTATAAAGTATTAAATTCAAATTTTTATAGTAAATATTTATGGTTATCTATATTAATGGCAGGTATATTTATAGCATTAATAATAAAGCATAGCAATATAAAGAATAAACTTAAATTTTCCAAAGAAATGATAAATATAAATAAAAAATATGTAGATAGAATCAATGGACAATGGACAGAATTTCAAGATAGAGGGGAAGAATTCATTTCAGAAGACCATCCTTATTCTGGGGATTTGGATATAGTGGGAAAAGAATCACTTTTTCAACTTATAAACACAACTAATACGAAAGATGGTAGAAATAATTTAGCAAAATTATTATTAGATCCAAATAAAGATAAAGATGAAATAATTTTAAAACAAAGGGCTGTAAAGGAGTTAGGAGAAAAATTAGAGTTTTGCCAAAACTTAGAATATACAACAGGAAAATATAAAGAAAAATTAAAAAGCACAGAAAAACTTATGAAATATATAACGGAAAATAGTGTTTTAATAAAAAGTAAGGTGATAAAAAATATATTGTACATAATGCCATTAATTACAGTACCTTTATCACTAGGTGTAATCATATTAAAGCTTAAGAAGCTATATATTTTAGTAGGAGTTTTAGGTATTGTTCAATGCTTAATATGGATGTTAAAAGCTTTAAAAATTAATTCTATCCTACAATCTATAGATAAACTTAAATATAATTTTCAAACCTATAGTAAGGTGTTAAAGTTAATAGAAAAGGAAGAAGTAGAGTGTAAAAAATTAAAGAATATAAAGAAAGTACTTTTTAATGAAAAAGAAAGTTCTATTAAAGCTATAAAGGAATTAAATATAATTTCGGAGAAGGTTAATTTAAGGTACAATGGTATTTTATATATAGTCTTAAATATATTTTTCCTTTGGGATTATCAATGTGTTTTTTCTCTAGAGGCTTGGAAATTAAAATATGGCGATAAAATAGAAAAATGGCTAAATGGCATAGGAGAAATAGAAAGTCTTGCAAGTTTAGCTGTTTTAACTCATATAAATGACAAAATTTATTTTCCTAATATACATGATTCTGATGAAAAAACAAGTTTAAATAAAAATACTCAGTTGAATAATTTAAATGGAGAGAATTTTAAATCTGAAAAAGATAGTTATCCTAATTTAAAATTAGGATATGGTGATAATTTAAAGATAGAATGTAAAAATATAGGCCATCCTTTAATTAATATAAAGGATAGAGTATGCAATGATTTAACTATGAAAAATAATATTCTCCTTGTAACTGGATCTAATATGTCGGGGAAAACTACTTTCTTAAGAACACTAGGAATTAATTTAGTTTTAGCTTATAGTGGGGCACCAGTGTGTGCAGAAGAAATGAGTTCTTCTATTATGGACATATATACTTCTATGAGAATAACAGACGATTTAAAGGGAGGTATATCTACATTTTATAGAGAGCTTATAAAAATTAAAAATATAATTAATCATTCAAAAAATAAGAAACCTATGATTTTTTTAATAGATGAAATCTTTAGAGGAACAAACTCTAAGGATAGATATATAGGAGCCAAAAATGTACTTTTAAACCTGAATAAACCTTGGATAATAGGGGGATTAACTACTCATGATTTAGAACTTTGTATTTTAGATAAAGAAGAAAGAATAAAGAATTATCATTTCTCAGAATACTATAAGAATAATGAAATATATTTTGACTATAAAATAAAAAAAGGACAGTCTACTACAACTAATGCTAAATATCTTATGAATATGGTCGGTATAGAGATTTTAGAAAAATAA
- a CDS encoding aldo/keto reductase: MLYRKLGKTDEEVSILGFGCMRLPITNNDPAKIDEKEAIKQIRYAIDNGVNYIDTAYPYHEGASEFLVEKALRDGYRERVKLATKLPSWLIKSREDMDKYLNEQLEKLQTDHIDFYLLHALNKEDWENLKKHNVFEFLDKAIEDGRIKYAGFSFHDELPLFKEIVDAYDWTFCQIQYNFIDENYQAGTKGLKYASQKGLAVIIMEPLRGGNLARVVPDDVKKLWNKAHIKRSPAQWGFRFLWNHPEITVVLSGMEKMDHIKENIRESNNGYANSLTEKELQLINEVKEIYISRIKVDCTNCRYCMPCPFGVNIPKNFKYLNMASIYSDVKKQEKKYVTHLNKNEKASNCRKCGKCEEACPQNIKIRNMLEEVIKTFEP, translated from the coding sequence ATGCTATATAGAAAATTGGGAAAAACTGATGAAGAGGTTTCTATACTAGGGTTTGGATGTATGAGACTTCCAATAACAAATAATGATCCAGCTAAAATTGATGAGAAGGAAGCCATAAAACAAATAAGATATGCTATTGATAACGGGGTTAATTATATAGATACAGCCTATCCATATCATGAAGGTGCCAGTGAATTTTTAGTGGAAAAGGCTCTTAGAGATGGATATAGGGAAAGAGTAAAATTAGCTACTAAACTTCCTTCTTGGCTTATAAAAAGCAGAGAGGATATGGACAAATATTTAAATGAACAATTAGAAAAATTACAAACGGATCATATAGATTTTTATCTCTTGCATGCTCTCAATAAGGAAGATTGGGAAAATTTAAAGAAGCATAATGTATTTGAGTTTTTAGATAAAGCTATAGAAGATGGAAGAATAAAATATGCAGGTTTTTCTTTCCATGATGAATTACCTTTATTTAAGGAAATAGTAGATGCTTATGATTGGACTTTTTGCCAAATTCAATATAATTTTATAGATGAAAATTATCAAGCAGGTACGAAAGGACTTAAATATGCTTCACAAAAAGGGCTTGCAGTTATAATAATGGAACCTTTAAGAGGTGGAAATTTAGCAAGGGTAGTTCCAGATGATGTTAAGAAACTATGGAATAAAGCTCATATTAAGAGAAGTCCTGCTCAGTGGGGGTTCAGATTCTTATGGAATCATCCAGAAATAACTGTAGTTTTAAGTGGTATGGAAAAAATGGACCATATAAAAGAAAACATAAGAGAGTCTAACAACGGATATGCAAATTCTCTAACAGAAAAGGAACTACAATTAATTAATGAGGTTAAAGAAATATATATAAGTAGAATAAAGGTTGATTGTACAAATTGTAGATATTGTATGCCATGTCCCTTTGGAGTAAATATACCTAAAAATTTTAAGTATTTAAATATGGCTTCAATTTATAGTGATGTAAAAAAACAAGAGAAAAAGTATGTAACCCACTTAAATAAAAATGAAAAAGCTTCAAACTGTAGAAAATGTGGAAAATGTGAAGAAGCCTGTCCTCAGAATATTAAAATAAGAAATATGTTAGAGGAAGTGATTAAAACCTTTGAACCTTAA
- a CDS encoding prolyl-tRNA synthetase associated domain-containing protein, with product MNKGKEKIYNILNELNIKYIKHEHEAVYTIEEVNNLQLDIEGQHCKNLFLRNRKGNIHYLLILCDEKMADLKALAKEIGSTPLSMASEERLYKHLGLTPGSVTPFGLINNSDRKVKVLLDKDLKHDGKINFHPNTNTATLTIDYEDFHKFLQWTENEIKEVNI from the coding sequence ATGAACAAAGGTAAAGAAAAAATATACAATATTTTAAATGAGCTAAATATTAAATATATTAAGCATGAACATGAGGCTGTTTATACAATAGAAGAGGTAAATAATTTGCAATTGGATATAGAAGGGCAACATTGCAAAAACTTATTCCTTAGAAATAGAAAAGGAAATATACATTACCTTCTTATTTTGTGTGATGAAAAGATGGCAGATTTAAAGGCTTTGGCAAAGGAAATAGGAAGCACACCTCTTTCCATGGCATCAGAAGAAAGGCTTTATAAACATTTAGGGCTTACTCCTGGAAGTGTTACTCCCTTTGGCCTTATAAATAATTCTGATAGAAAAGTAAAGGTACTTTTAGATAAGGATTTAAAGCATGATGGTAAAATTAATTTTCATCCTAATACAAATACAGCTACTCTTACTATTGATTATGAGGATTTTCATAAATTTTTACAATGGACTGAAAATGAAATTAAAGAGGTAAATATTTAA
- a CDS encoding ABC transporter ATP-binding protein, which yields MYLSLKNIGKKFNIAGREFWVLKDINLEIEKGNIVTILGPSGSGKSTLLNIIGGIDKADKGQFILKDNIISDLKDQELTLYRREKLGFVFQFYNLIPNLTVWENIEVASNISHNPRDIKEILEKVHLYDKKDKFPQELSGGEQQRVSIARAIIKNPELLLCDEPTGALDYTTSKEILKLLEEINKEFRTTILIVTHNEPIASISDKIIKLRDGGISEFIDNKEKISVEKVVW from the coding sequence ATGTATCTTTCATTAAAGAATATAGGGAAAAAATTTAATATAGCAGGTAGAGAATTTTGGGTGCTTAAAGATATAAATTTAGAAATAGAAAAGGGAAATATTGTTACTATTTTAGGACCTTCTGGGTCAGGAAAATCTACTTTATTAAATATAATAGGTGGCATAGATAAAGCAGATAAGGGTCAGTTTATTTTAAAGGATAATATTATAAGTGATCTTAAAGATCAGGAGCTTACTTTATATAGAAGAGAAAAATTAGGATTTGTGTTTCAATTTTATAATTTAATACCAAATCTTACGGTATGGGAAAATATAGAAGTAGCCTCTAATATAAGCCATAATCCTAGGGATATTAAAGAAATATTAGAGAAAGTTCATTTATATGATAAAAAAGATAAGTTCCCACAGGAGTTAAGTGGGGGAGAACAACAAAGGGTTTCCATAGCTAGAGCTATTATAAAAAATCCAGAATTACTTTTATGTGATGAACCTACAGGTGCTTTAGATTATACAACATCAAAGGAAATACTAAAACTATTAGAAGAAATAAATAAGGAATTTAGGACTACAATTTTAATAGTAACTCACAATGAACCTATAGCTTCTATAAGTGACAAAATAATAAAACTTAGGGATGGAGGAATTTCTGAATTTATAGATAATAAAGAAAAAATTTCAGTGGAAAAGGTGGTGTGGTAG
- a CDS encoding ABC transporter permease, which translates to MILSKRIKRVIKSNKGSYIGCTLLVLLSCILFSSFNIAFRNIDKNFKEFVKDYNLDSVKIMVNKPIDNIEKLEEEFNISLEKRYEMDYSLDDNTTLRIFSKTSKINKSYIIQGRDIINKNEILLDPSFSKEKNIKLKDKIKIQGKEFKVVGFFALPDYIYPLKSETDLIWNAKNFGIASMSENNIEELKGIKTFYHTVFKENNEKQFRKYIEEKYNILSYVERDNNVRYAFVKTKMDSSIIMALTLPMVIILLTSALLSIVIWRMIKTDLKQIGTLYALGYKKSEILKHYMSYPIIIGIIGGVIGTILGLFFSKPLSQFMLSYFNIPLIKENYSASYIILSPIIPLFFLSLTSFIVLLKVLKMSPVNLMKGFKNKGKVNKLEKSLKLYKFKFENKFKIREITRNIGRTIILLLGIIIASMFLLMGFMSKDSMDSLVKAQRNTNQYEYNYILKNIQSEKNYTGEKYNLSSFKVENDKESIPIYGIEKDTQLINLKDSKGEKIQFNKIIITKALAEKLNIDKGDRIKIYNTYKDKGFFINIDEIADDYVTKSIYIPLDEFNTMMNYEKNSYIGLYSKEKLDIDENLIFKVESKKEIEEAFKSMTEPMKYSLTIMAVFATIIALIVIYVITSIIVEENKGNISMLKILGYKEQEINSLILNTGKIPVIIGYLFSIPILKISMGQLMKKVAKDINFSIPMNISLKYTIIGFVIIYLTYEISKILSKKKILTISMVDFMKAE; encoded by the coding sequence ATGATTCTATCTAAAAGAATTAAAAGAGTTATAAAATCCAATAAGGGTTCTTATATAGGTTGCACTTTATTGGTTTTACTAAGCTGTATACTTTTTTCTTCTTTTAATATAGCCTTTAGAAATATAGATAAAAATTTTAAAGAGTTTGTTAAAGATTATAATTTAGATTCTGTTAAAATTATGGTGAACAAACCTATAGATAATATAGAAAAATTAGAAGAAGAATTTAATATATCCCTTGAAAAAAGATATGAAATGGATTATAGCTTGGATGATAATACTACCTTAAGAATATTTAGTAAAACATCTAAAATAAATAAGTCCTATATTATACAGGGAAGAGATATAATAAATAAAAATGAGATACTCTTAGATCCATCCTTTTCAAAGGAGAAAAATATAAAATTAAAAGATAAAATAAAAATACAAGGAAAAGAGTTCAAAGTAGTTGGATTTTTTGCATTGCCGGATTATATTTATCCTCTAAAATCTGAAACAGATCTTATATGGAACGCTAAAAATTTTGGCATAGCTTCTATGTCAGAGAATAATATAGAAGAGCTAAAGGGAATAAAAACCTTTTACCACACAGTGTTTAAAGAAAATAATGAAAAGCAATTTAGAAAATATATAGAAGAAAAATATAATATATTATCATATGTAGAAAGAGATAATAATGTAAGATATGCCTTTGTAAAAACTAAGATGGATAGTTCTATAATAATGGCTCTAACTCTTCCTATGGTTATAATTTTGTTAACCTCTGCTCTTTTATCCATAGTGATATGGAGAATGATAAAAACAGATTTAAAACAGATAGGGACTTTGTATGCCTTAGGTTATAAGAAAAGTGAAATATTAAAGCATTATATGAGTTATCCTATTATAATTGGTATAATAGGAGGAGTAATAGGTACCATATTGGGGCTATTTTTTTCGAAACCTCTAAGTCAGTTTATGCTAAGTTATTTCAATATACCTTTAATAAAAGAAAATTATAGTGCAAGTTATATTATTTTAAGTCCTATAATACCCTTATTTTTCTTGAGTTTAACCTCATTTATTGTACTATTAAAAGTTTTAAAAATGTCTCCTGTTAATCTTATGAAAGGTTTTAAAAATAAAGGGAAAGTAAACAAATTAGAAAAAAGCTTAAAACTTTATAAATTTAAATTTGAAAATAAGTTTAAAATAAGAGAGATTACAAGAAATATAGGAAGAACAATTATATTATTATTGGGTATAATAATAGCTTCCATGTTTTTGCTTATGGGGTTTATGAGTAAAGATTCCATGGATTCTCTAGTAAAGGCTCAAAGAAATACAAACCAATATGAGTATAATTATATTTTAAAAAATATTCAAAGTGAAAAAAATTATACTGGAGAAAAATATAATCTATCCTCTTTTAAAGTAGAGAATGACAAAGAATCTATACCTATATATGGTATAGAAAAAGATACACAGCTTATAAATTTAAAGGATTCAAAAGGAGAAAAAATACAGTTCAATAAGATTATAATAACTAAAGCATTAGCAGAAAAATTAAATATTGATAAGGGGGATAGAATAAAAATATATAATACTTATAAGGATAAAGGATTTTTTATAAATATAGATGAAATAGCAGATGATTATGTTACTAAAAGTATATATATACCTCTTGATGAATTTAATACTATGATGAATTATGAAAAAAATAGTTATATAGGATTGTATTCAAAAGAAAAATTAGATATAGATGAAAACTTAATATTTAAAGTAGAAAGTAAAAAAGAAATTGAAGAAGCCTTTAAATCTATGACAGAGCCTATGAAATATTCCCTTACTATTATGGCAGTTTTTGCGACTATAATCGCTTTAATCGTAATATATGTTATAACTTCTATAATTGTAGAAGAAAACAAAGGTAATATATCTATGCTAAAAATATTAGGATATAAAGAGCAAGAAATAAATTCTTTAATATTAAATACAGGAAAAATTCCTGTTATAATAGGTTATTTATTTTCTATACCTATATTAAAAATTTCTATGGGGCAGCTTATGAAAAAGGTAGCAAAGGATATTAATTTTTCAATACCTATGAATATTTCATTAAAGTATACTATAATAGGTTTTGTAATAATATATTTAACCTATGAAATATCAAAAATATTATCTAAGAAAAAAATTCTAACTATATCTATGGTAGATTTTATGAAGGCTGAATAG
- a CDS encoding TetR/AcrR family transcriptional regulator has protein sequence MDDNLKNIPEDKKEAILKAALEEFATRGYEKASTNKIVEKAGVSKGLLFHYFGNKKGLFIYVYNYYFKFLKEELYMKVDTEERDILERVKKWTMIKMNLIEKYPSIFMLFIKSILNMPKDIKSTLEKIQSKETKEAYENFLSNIDYSKFKENIDIQKCLKILMWTLEKYGEEYIVLNINKPLLQINKDNIRKEIEEYVDILKAGFYR, from the coding sequence ATGGATGACAATTTAAAGAATATACCCGAAGATAAAAAAGAAGCTATACTAAAAGCTGCTTTAGAAGAGTTTGCTACAAGGGGATATGAAAAGGCTTCTACAAATAAAATAGTAGAAAAAGCAGGCGTATCAAAGGGGCTTTTGTTTCATTACTTTGGTAATAAAAAGGGATTATTTATATATGTATATAACTATTATTTTAAGTTTTTGAAAGAAGAGTTATATATGAAGGTAGATACAGAGGAAAGGGATATTCTAGAACGAGTAAAAAAATGGACTATGATAAAAATGAACCTTATAGAAAAGTATCCTAGTATATTTATGCTATTTATAAAATCTATATTGAATATGCCTAAAGATATAAAATCTACTTTAGAAAAAATCCAATCAAAGGAAACAAAAGAAGCCTATGAAAATTTTTTATCCAATATAGATTATTCCAAATTTAAAGAGAATATTGATATACAGAAGTGTTTAAAAATACTAATGTGGACATTAGAGAAATATGGTGAAGAATATATAGTTCTTAATATAAATAAGCCACTATTACAAATAAATAAGGATAATATTAGAAAAGAGATAGAAGAATACGTGGACATATTAAAGGCTGGTTTTTATAGATAG
- a CDS encoding CD3072 family TudS-related putative desulfidase yields MEKEKIIFLSHCILNKSSKVKYYGEEKNREKDEKIKNLLKLLMDNNISIIQLPCPELTCYGIKRWGHVKDQFDTPHFRKHCRELFSIYLEQMEEYINNDYEILGIVGIEGSPTCGVNKTCVGKWGGELSSNNELQSIIGTIKRVNERGIFMEEIKKILEEKQLNINIIGLDEKNIEDIYELFL; encoded by the coding sequence ATGGAAAAAGAAAAAATAATATTTTTATCTCATTGTATATTAAATAAAAGTTCTAAAGTGAAATATTATGGAGAAGAAAAGAATAGAGAGAAAGATGAGAAAATAAAAAATTTACTAAAGTTACTTATGGATAATAATATATCAATTATTCAACTTCCCTGTCCTGAATTAACTTGCTATGGGATTAAAAGATGGGGACATGTAAAAGATCAATTTGATACCCCCCATTTTAGAAAACATTGTAGAGAATTATTTTCGATATATTTAGAGCAAATGGAAGAGTATATTAATAATGATTATGAAATTTTAGGGATTGTAGGAATAGAAGGAAGTCCAACCTGTGGTGTAAATAAAACCTGTGTAGGTAAATGGGGAGGAGAACTTTCGTCTAATAACGAGCTACAAAGCATTATAGGAACCATAAAAAGGGTAAATGAAAGAGGAATATTTATGGAAGAAATAAAAAAAATATTAGAAGAAAAACAGTTAAATATTAATATCATAGGATTAGACGAAAAAAATATAGAGGATATATATGAACTCTTTCTGTAG
- a CDS encoding ABC transporter ATP-binding protein, giving the protein MNLKIENLTIKFKEVTAVKNLNLDIEEGTIVTLLGPSGCGKSTTLYTIAGLYKPTKGNIYFNDRIIDNLEPEKRNIGMVFQNYALYPHMTVYKNIEFPLKMKKIKSKEAKEKVESIAKLVKIKDLLERKPSQLSGGQQQRVAIARALVKEPEILLLDEPLSNLDARLRIEMREEIRRIQKELNITTIFVTHDQEEAMTMSDKIALLKKGELQQYDKPENLYIKPNNLFVAKFLGNPPINILEGEVDKNSNFFKIFEGKIILPLDDFIKDKNIEDGTYKIAIRCEDFILGEKDSSTIKGTIEMAEMIGRDTIIKVKVGNDYIRCIIPYENLNKNEKTVYLNIKKYKIHFFSFEDEKNLLIKGEESE; this is encoded by the coding sequence ATGAATTTGAAAATTGAAAATCTTACCATAAAATTCAAAGAGGTTACTGCTGTAAAGAATTTAAATTTAGATATAGAGGAAGGGACTATTGTAACATTATTAGGGCCAAGTGGATGTGGTAAAAGCACTACATTATATACTATAGCTGGATTGTACAAGCCTACTAAAGGAAATATATATTTTAATGATAGGATTATAGATAATTTAGAGCCAGAAAAAAGAAATATAGGCATGGTTTTTCAAAATTATGCTCTATATCCTCATATGACTGTATATAAGAATATAGAATTTCCTTTAAAAATGAAAAAGATTAAATCTAAAGAAGCAAAGGAAAAAGTAGAAAGTATAGCTAAATTGGTTAAAATAAAAGATTTGTTAGAAAGAAAACCTTCACAACTATCAGGGGGACAACAACAAAGAGTGGCTATAGCAAGAGCTTTGGTTAAAGAGCCAGAAATACTATTGTTAGATGAACCTTTGTCTAATTTAGATGCCAGGCTTAGGATTGAAATGAGGGAAGAAATAAGGAGAATACAAAAAGAATTAAATATAACTACTATATTTGTTACCCATGATCAAGAAGAAGCTATGACAATGTCAGATAAAATTGCCTTATTAAAAAAAGGGGAACTTCAACAATATGATAAACCAGAAAACCTATATATAAAACCTAATAATTTATTTGTGGCTAAATTTTTAGGAAATCCTCCTATAAATATTTTAGAAGGTGAAGTAGATAAAAATAGCAATTTTTTTAAAATTTTTGAAGGTAAAATTATATTACCTTTAGATGATTTTATTAAAGATAAAAATATAGAAGACGGTACATATAAAATTGCCATAAGATGTGAAGATTTTATACTAGGGGAAAAGGATAGTTCTACTATAAAAGGCACTATAGAAATGGCAGAAATGATAGGAAGAGATACTATAATAAAAGTAAAAGTAGGTAATGATTATATAAGATGCATAATACCCTATGAAAATTTAAATAAAAATGAGAAAACAGTATATCTAAATATAAAAAAATATAAAATACATTTTTTTAGTTTTGAAGATGAAAAAAATCTATTAATTAAAGGTGAAGAAAGTGAATAA